In one Brassica oleracea var. oleracea cultivar TO1000 chromosome C9, BOL, whole genome shotgun sequence genomic region, the following are encoded:
- the LOC106317555 gene encoding cysteine proteinase inhibitor 5-like has translation MNNKTTFILFFPLVLCSLYVSQAARTGGWSPTSDVKNAHIVEIGEFAVSEYNKQSKSGLKFVEVVSGKSQIVAGMNYRLIVAANEGVAIAGNGESKKYEAIVWEKPWLKSMNLTSFKPAM, from the coding sequence ATGAATAACAAGACAACCTTCATTCTTTTCTTCCCACTCGTCCTCTGCTCTCTCTACGTGTCTCAAGCAGCACGTACCGGAGGATGGAGTCCCACAAGTGATGTTAAAAATGCTCACATCGTAGAGATTGGCGAGTTTGCTGTCTCTGAATACAATAAGCAGAGCAAATCGGGACTCAAGTTTGTGGAGGTTGTTAGCGGCAAGTCTCAGATAGTCGCTGGCATGAACTATCGGCTTATTGTGGCGGCTAATGAAGGCGTAGCCATAGCCGGAAATGGTGAGAGCAAGAAGTACGAGGCGATTGTATGGGAGAAACCATGGTTGAAATCTATGAATCTCACGTCCTTTAAACCCGCTATGTAA
- the LOC106317098 gene encoding uncharacterized protein LOC106317098, protein MKDRGKRTATERRNDYASFYYSTPSDLSCRKHPSVSAVGICPYCLNDRLVNLVCSECGEQRLSSCSCSEVSPNPTSNVVRFSSFIDEEATKQRKTTEKSRKTEEVVVFKRSSSSCVEISKRKHHRFSKIGRFFRKINLINERALDYNDDGKKQSVSRSRSLCSFRGGNGCFIGSEEDVSSYSGARSSFSAARSLSVNGGLGVFDTTTEHRKSNFEGRESNFSETTETRRSNFSESEPPRRSCFEGRKSNFNETEYPRRSNFSETEYTRRENNYPQRSN, encoded by the coding sequence ATGAAAGACAGAGGAAAGAGAACAGCAACGGAGCGAAGAAACGACTACGCTTCATTCTATTACAGCACGCCCTCCGACCTCTCTTGTCGGAAGCATCCATCTGTTTCCGCTGTCGGAATCTGTCCGTACTGTCTCAACGACCGTTTAGTTAACCTCGTATGCTCCGAATGCGGTGAACAGAGACTCTCTTCTTGCTCATGTTCCGAGGTCTCTCCTAATCCGACCTCAAACGTCGTCCGGTTCTCTTCTTTCATCGACGAAGAGGCGACGAAACAGAGGAAGACGACGGAGAAGAGTCGAAAAACAGAGGAAGTTGTGGTGTTCAAGAGGAGTAGTAGCAGTTGCGTTGAGATTAGTAAAAGGAAGCATCATAGGTTCTCAAAGATCGGAAGGTTCTTCAGGAAGATTAATCTCATAAATGAGAGAGCTTTGGATTACAACGACGATGGTAAGAAACAGAGTGTTTCGAGATCAAGATCTCTGTGTAGTTTCCGAGGAGGAAACGGGTGCTTTATCGGGTCGGAAGAAGACGTGTCGTCTTATTCCGGTGCAAGGAGCTCCTTCTCCGCCGCGAGAAGCTTGAGCGTCAATGGCGGGTTAGGGGTTTTCGATACGACGACAGAGCATCGGAAGAGCAACTTCGAAGGGAGGGAAAGCAACTTCAGCGAGACGACGGAGACAAGGAGGAGTAACTTCAGTGAATCAGAGCCGCCGCGAAGAAGCTGTTTCGAGGGGAGGAAGAGTAACTTCAATGAAACAGAGTATCCACGGAGGAGTAATTTCAGCGAAACAGAGTATACTCGGAGGGAGAATAATTATCCACAGAGGAGCAACTAA